Genomic segment of Streptococcus pneumoniae:
CTTGGTGGGGGTGATTTCTTTTGTGGAAGCTATTCAGCAAGAGGCGACAACACAAGCCGTGACTTTACAAGAGCAGATAGCTTTGCTTGATACGACGACGGTGGATTATCAAGTCAAGTCGCAGGATTTAGCTCGAATGACGGAGGTTATCAATACCTTGGAGCAACAGCATACAGAGTATGTTAGCCGCCTGTATGTGGCTTGGGCAACGACACCGCAGATGAGAAATCTCGTCAAAGTATCGTCTGATATGCGCCAGAAACTGGGCATGCTCCGTCGCAATACTATTCCAACCATGAAGCTCTCCTTAGCTCAGCTCGGTATGCTCCAGCAGTCTGTTAAATCAGGTATGACGGCTGACGCCATTGTTAATGCTAATAATGCAGCTTTGCAGCTCTTAGCTGAGACCAGCAAGGAAGCTATTCCGAGTCTTGAAAAATCGGCCCAAAGTCCAACGATGACCGTAGATTCTGTAACCAAGCTAGCAGAAAGCCTTGTCGCACAGAATCAAGGCATTATTGCAGCTATTGAAAATGGTCGCAGACAACGTCAGCAACTAGAGTCAGCTGTTATCAAATCAGCTGAGGTCATCAATGACTCTGTGAAGTTGCGGGATCAAAAAATTATTTCTGCTCTGTTGAACGAAGGAAAAGAAGTTCAAAAAGAAATTACAGATGAGGACATCTAACCATAAGAAAAAAGGGGGAGTGAGAAGGCTCAAGAGTCTCACTTCCTTTCTTGCTAAAGAAGGAGAGAGATGACGAGAAAAAGTGAGTGGTCTGCGATTGAGAAGCAGCTAGGCAAGATGAGCCTAGGAAAAAAAGAGAAGATTACAAAAGAGAAAAAACGGCAGAAAGTTCAATTAAAGATGGGAATTGCCCTTCTTAGTGTGATTGCAGTTGGTACAATTTATATGATGAGCCATGAGACGCAGCTTTCAAGTGAGCCAGAAACAGAGTTTGACTATTTCAAAACAGTGGATTTTTATGAAGAGGATCAGTTTCCTTTTACCTTGGAAAACTTGGAAACATTGAAATTGAGCGATGGGCAAACAAAAGGGATGACTAAACAGGAGTTCATATCTCAATTTGGACAACCTGTTAAAGAAGATAGGGTAGAGGATTCTAGTATTTCTCTGACTTATCTAACAAATATATATACGCAGAATTTTCGTTCGGTAAGTGCTACTTTTCAGAAGAGGGATGATAAATATTATCTTGTTGGAGTAACGGCTACAAATGTAAGAAGTAGTCAGTTTCCGGTGGATTTATCAAAAGAAAGTTTAAGTGAAGAACTGCTAAAAACTCGTCGCGAGGCAGTTGATTCCTTTGTGCTAGGAGATAGGGGAACATCCTATCCTGAAATTGTAGAAAAAATAGGGACTCCTGAGCGCGTGTTCATTTCTTTTAGTAAGTGGTCTGGACTGGAAACAAGACTTGAAGTTGAGATTGGCTATCGAGTATATACTGAAAGATTGGAGCAGGAATTGGTAAGTTTGAAACTTCTACGTCAAAAAGACGGGGTTTGTCGGTTAGCATCTAAAAAATACTCTAAGGAGATAAGATGAAAAAGAAACGGAAAAGTGATTGGGACATCATTCTTCAAGATTTAGAGACAGTATCTAGTAAGCAACAAGCTAGGCTATCTAGGAAGCCAGATTTCTTTTCTAAGAGAAGTAATTGGTTGTGGGGAGCGGCTTTGATCTGCCTATGTATTTTTCTCTATCAAGCTTCTATAGGAGACCTTGTAGAACCTTCAAAAGCACAAAGAACGACTGATTGGACCTTGGAGGAGGTAGAAAAGTTACAAGTGAGGACAGGGTCTATAAATGGCACTTCTTTAAAGACGATCCTTAAAAAATATGGTAAGCCCACAAAAGAAGAAATGGGAGTTTATAAGACCTTATGGTATCAAGGCAGTGACCTAGCAAATGGGGTTGAGATGGACTTTTATAAAATTGATAATCAGTATTATTTAGAAAACTATGATGGGGCTGTGAAGAGCAGTCAGATAAAGGTTAAGGAAGTAAATTTAGATCAGAGACCACTCCCTCCTCTATCTATTTCTGAAAAAGAATTTGAGGCACTTAAGATATCAGGCGCAGATCGAACAACCTATGATGAAGTGAGTAGAAAATTCGGTCTTCCGGATAGCTATTCGATTCGAGTGAGCAACTACGCTACGTTAGGCAAAGACATCCATCTTGATGTAGGCTATCGTGGAAGTGAAGGGGAAAATGAGCATGTTCGTGTCTTTTTAGAGTTTACTAAGAAAGAAGAGGAAGAGTATCGTTTATCTGAAAAACAGCGAGTTGTGGATAACTAAGATGTGGATAGGAGAAGTAGATTTTTAAAAGAAAATCTGCTTCTATTTTTGTGTTTTATGTAAAAAGCCTATGAAATCGTTGATTTCAAGGCTTTTTTCTTATTTGATATTGCTTTTGGGGCAAAATGTTAAAACTTTAGATTATTGAGCTTTTGTATGAGTTCATCGCCCATTTTGTTAGTAGGGACTCAAAGCATATTTATAAGTGATTAGCTTTTTATTGTAGTAATATAGCAGATTGATTTTGTGATTGTTGTATTTTCTCCATTTTCCTATATAGAGGTTCTTATATCGTTCAAAAAGCTATATGTGTCACGATTATGCTCTTCCATCCACATTGCTTTTCCCTGTACTCTGAGTTATCAGATTTTGAGAGTGCAAGGATTGTTTATTCTATAGTTTTGGAATCAATATGTTTTTCTAATTTAGTAAATGGTTTATTTGTGAAAAATTCTAATTTTTGTTTTTCCCCGTTTAGTTTGATAGGTATTCTTCTTACAAAGAATAAATTGGCAAGAAAGCTACTAATTTTAAACAATAAACGAATTAAATCAAAATAAAAAGGACTTGGTCCTGCAGAATACAGAACTAAATCCTTGAAATCATTATTTCTCTAACTTTTTGGGTATTATTTAAGTATCAGATAGAGTGTGTTGTCATTCTACAAACATGGCATCGCCAAAGCTGAAGAAGCGGTAGCGTTCAAGAATGGCGTGTTCATAAGTAGCAAGGGTCAATTCACGTCCTAAGAAGGCAGAGACGAGCATGACGAGCGTTGATTTTGGTAGATGGAAATTGGTTGAAAAAGCATCGACAATCTGCCATTCATAACCTGGCTTGATAAAGATATTGGTCCATCCTGAGTCTGCTTGGATATCGCCGTTAAATTTATTTCCAATAGTCTCTAAGGTCCGAATTGATGTAGTTCCGACAGCGACAATGCGACCACCTGCAGCTTTGACTTCTCGAAGCGTCCTAGCAGCTTCTTCTGACAAGTGGTAGAATTCCGAATGCATCTCGTGTTCATCAAGGTTATCCACAGATACTGGGCGAAAAGTTCCAAGACCGACATGTAAGGTTAGATAGACCAATTTCACACCTTTTTGTTCGATTTTATGAAGTAAGTCTTGGGTAAAGTGGAGTCCAGCAGTAGGTGCGGCGGCAGAGCCATTTTCCTTAGCATAGACGGTCTGGTAACGTTCACGGTCTTCTAGTTTTTCATGGATATAAGGAGGGAGTGGCATTTCTCCTAGGCTTTCCAAGACTTCAAGGAAAATTCCTTGGTAGTCAAAGCGGACAATCCGACCGCCATGCTCAAGTTCTTCAATGATGGTAGCGCTCAAGCGTCCATCGCCAAAAGAAACACGACTGCCTACCCGCAAGCGTTTGGCTGGTTTGGCAAGTACTTCCCACTCATCACCTTGGGTATTTTTCAAGAGCAGGAGTTCCACATGGCCACCTGTGTCTGGCTTTTCGCCGTAGAGTCTGGCAGGCAGCACGCGCGTATTGTTCATGACCAAGGCATCTCCAGGATTTAGATGGTCAATAATATCATCAAAATGTTGGTCATCCATTTCCCCAGTGTCCTTGTTTACACTCAAGAGCCGAGAGGCATCTCGTTGTTCTAAAGGAGTTTGAGCAATTAGCTCTTCAGGTAAATCAAAGTCAAAATCTGCAGTATTCATATCGTTCCTTTCCGAGTCAGATGGTCTGTTGTGTCAGTACTTCATATCTAGGTTAGATGTCGTGGCTGGTTTCAGCGGTGTATGTAGAGAAAGAAATTCCTACCTTGCCTGTGTTAAAATCACCCAGAGAAAATAGGCACAAGCTAAAAAAGGCAGGCTAAACAAGAGTCCACCGATGACAAACAAGACGCGTCTTACAAGCTTAAAAGCAGTAAGGACGGTCGCAAAAAGGAGACAGGCAGCTCCTAGGATAAATAAAACCAGTAATTGAACTAACATAGCTCCATTATATCATAAAATCTGCTAAGTTTTTGACAGGATCAATCTTTATTTAGTCCTTAATCAATGACTTTTAAGATGAAACCGCTCAACATTTGTTCGATGATCATTTTGAGAAGTGCTACCATAGATTTTCTTACCTTCATTTTTAACAGAGAAATCCTCGAAAATTGCTTGACAAAAATTGGTCTATACCATACAATAAAAGTAAGGAAACTCAAGGAGGTTTATCATGAGAATTATTCAGGTAGAAAATCAAGTAGAAGGCGGACGTGTAGCCTTTGAACTGCTCAAAGAAAAGTTAGCGAGTGGTGCTAAAACGATCGGTTTAGCCACAGGAAGCAGCCCGCTGGAATTTTACAAGGAAATTCGAGAGAGTGATTTAGATTTATCCGATTTAATCAGTGTCAATTTGGATGAATACATGGGATTAGATGGAGAAAATGATCAGTCGTATCGCTATTTTATGCAAAAAAATCTGTTTGATGAAAAGCCTTTTAAGGAGAGCTTTTTGCCAAATGGTAAGGCAGAAAATATTGATGAAGAAGTGGTTCGTTACAATAGTTTGCTAAAAGAGCATCCAGTAGATTTCCAAGTCTTGGGTATTGGAACCAATGGGCATATTGGATTTAACGAGCCAGGAACGCCTTTTGATAGCCAAGTTCATGCAGTTGAATTGACAGAGTCAACCATCCAGGCTAACAGCCGATTTTTTGACAAGATTGAGGATGTGCCGACGCAGGCGATTTCCATGGGGATTGCCAATATCTTGAGTGCTAAATCCATTGTCTTGTTTGCTTATGGAGCATCAAAAGCTTATGCTATTGCTGGTATGGTTGATGGTCCGATCACAGAAGAATTACCAGCAAGTAGCCTTCAAAACCATGACGATGTTGTGATTATTGCAGATAAAGCAGCCTTGAGTGGTTTGAAACATTAAGTAATAGGGGCAGGAAATTCCTGCTCTTTTCTATGATTCTAGTAAGTTTTTAGGCAGATCATCAAAAGAGGGGCGAATTCTCTTTTATTTTATGATATACTAGAAAAGAAGTAGAAATATGAGGAGAAATGCCGTGAAAAAAGTCTTAGCCTTTTTATCTGTTTTGCTCTTATTGTTAGCACCTGTTAGTGCTAGTAGCGATGAGTTGATGGACATTACTCGAGAGAGTTACCCTAATGCACAGGAAATCAATCGTCCTAAGTCTTCCTTGGTCTTAGATGCGAATACAGGAGATATTGTTTGGCAGGATAATATTGACGAGATAAGAGATCCTGCAAGTATGAGTAAGCTCATGACGCTCTACTTAGTATTTGAAGCCATTAAAGAAGGACGCTTATCACTTGATACGGTCATTACGGCGACCGCGACAGACCAAGCTATCTCAAAAATTTATGAAATTTCCAACAATAATATCGTAGCTGGCGTTGATTATACGGTTTCAGAACTGATTACCATGACTGCTGTTCCATCCTCAAATGTGACAACAGTGATGTTGGCTAACTATCTATCAGATTATGATGCAGATGCCTTTTTGGACAAGATGAATGCCAAGGCTAAAGAATTAGGCATGACTAACACCAAGTGGTTTAATGCGAGTGGTGCTGCTGCCATTGCTTTCAAAGGCTACTACACCCCTTACCAATATGACAATTATTCAGCCAATCAAACCACTGCGCGTGATATGGGGATTTTAGGCTATTATTTCATCAAAAATCATCCAGAGATTTTAAACTTTACTAAAGATGCAGTGGTGACGGTTAAAGAGGGGACTCCATACGAAGAAACCTTTGAGACCTATAATTACTCTCTTCCAGGCGCTAAGTATGAGCTTGAGGGAGTAGATGGTCTGAAAACAGGGTCAAGCCCTGAGGGAGCATTTAACTATATCGCAACCATCAAGCGAGGGGAACAGCGTTTTGTCTGTGTGATTATGGGTGTTGGGGACTGGTCAGATCAAGACGGTGAGTATTACCGCCATCCTTTTGGCAATGCTTTGATGGAAAAAGCCTTTAAGGATTATGATTATAAGAAAGTCTTCTCAGCGGGCGATCAAGACATCAACGGCAAGACCTATAAATTGTCAAAAGATTTCTATGCGACTGTTAAAAAAGGAGCTGAGCCAAAGGTTCTCGTCGAAAATGATAGGCTAAAGGTTGAAAATGGTCTTGAAACAGTTTCTTCAACAATTTCAGATGGTGAAAAAGTTGAGCCAGCAGAGACAGGTCTAAAAAGAGCTGCGAAGCAAATTATCACTCAGCCTACCAATGCCAAGTCTTGGAAAACATTCTTATTTGATTATAAATTTTTCATCATTATTCCTTTACTGGTTTTAATCCTTATCTTAGTCATTGAAACTGCTGGTCGTAAAAAAAGAAAAGAGGATCGTCAAGAAGGCTTGTCTCGTCGTGAAAAATAATCAATTATTATAAAAGATAAAAGGAAAACTCGATCAGGTGGACTGGTCGAGTTTTGTAACGAAAGGAAGAACGTTGTTGTTTAAAAAATTTCAAAATAGCTATTTTGCTTATTTTCTAATGTATAGTTTCTATTTTTTATCATTTTCTTTATTTTCGACTCTCATATCTGTGTATATGCTCGATAGAGGATTTAATGCGACGCAGGTATCGATTGTGGTATCAAGCTCTTTTTTTACTTCCATGATAGCGCAACCCATTATGGGGATTTTAAATGACAAGATTGGGATTAAAAAAGTAACTCTGTATAGCTTTCTGCTGATCATTATTGGTGCGCTCTTTTTCATGCAGGCGGAAAGTTTACTATTTTTGAGTATTTGGTATAGTTTAGTCTTGATGTTGATTAATGGGGTCAATCCTGTTATGGATATTTTGGCAGCAAAAAGCCCTTATACCTATGGGAAAATTCGAATTTGGGGAACGATTGGCTATGCACTAGGGTCTCAGATGGCTGGTTTAATTTATCGGTATGTCTCTCCGCAGGCCATTTTCATTGTTTTTATCTTAACCATGATTTTGAGCATTTTAGGAGTACTTGGAGTCAATCCAAAGCATGATCCAAAGGAGAAGCTAGAAGGGCAGAAGGAGTCCTATCTAGGGCAGATTTTAAAAAATCGAGTTTATTTCTATTATCTCTTGATTGTCGCTCTCTATTCAGGTGTGGCAAATACGGGGCATACTTATATTCCTTCGATGTTAGAGCACAGTGGGCTGAGTGTCAGTACGGCTACGACGGTCATTGCCCTTGCTGTTATCTGTGAATCACCGCTGATTTTTTATTCTTATTTATTTATGGATAAGGTATCTATGAAAACCTTGCTGTATCTTGGGATAGGTGTTTTGACTCTCCAATATGCTGTCTATGGTTTGGAGTTAGGTTTACTCTCGAAGATTGTGCTAACCTTGATTGCTAAGCACGCCGCTAATATGATTTTAATCATGGTCAATCTCAAGATTGTCGCTAATCTGATTGATGAAAAATATCTGGTGACAGCTCTAGCCTTAGTACAGACCGTTCGTAGCCTAGGGACGATTTTCATTCAAAATATGGCTGGAAATATTGTCGATCAAGCAGGATATAGCACGATGAGCTTCTTTTTAGTCGCGATTCTACTTGTCTCTCTTATGCTTTCTGTCTTTTTGAAAATCCCTAATAATCCAGATAAGAAGTTGTTTAGTTAGAGGCTGGGCAAAAACTCGCTTCAGAATAAAACCACACTGTCATTTCCATCTTGAAAACAATCAAGATGAAAGAATCACAGTGTGGTTTTTGATTTTTAAAGGTTTTAGTAGCCAAATACTTTGCCAATTTTGTGAGATTCATACTCATGAAGAGGAATCCGACCTCTGTTTGGACAGCTTGATTCCCTCGAACGTGAACTCTGCGCACGCCAAAAATACTCTTCAATCTGCCAAAAACGGGCTCGATATCGATTTTCCGTTTAGCGTAGATGCGAGAGCCTTCTTCGCTATGCAATTGTTCCTTTATGACTTCCTTAAAATAATTCCAAGTCGGATTATAATGGATTTGTTTCTGATGACCACTTTCTGTTTTGGCAAGTTGATCTAGCTCTAGCGTGTCCTGTATCTTATCTGCCTCGTAAATTTTGAAATCTCGTTCAAAGCCGTACTTGTCCGTTCGGCGAGAATAGTTCTTAAAGGAATAAACAACTCCATCTGGTTTTATAAACTGGTCTGTCTCTTCAAGATAATCCCAGTTAGCTGGGTTCTCTGCACTGTTCTTATATTTCTTAGTTAATTCCTTTTGGTACATGCCATAGGGAATAAGCGGTGTTTTCTCCAGCTCATCCATAATAAAACGATAATTCTCCTCGCTACCATAACCTGCATCAGCTACAATGTTTTGGAACAAGTCTAATGTTTGAATGGATTGGAGGAAGGGTTTGAGGGTTCTGGTATCAGTTGGATTGGGAAAGATATCATAAGCAAGAACGTATTGACCATTGGTTGCGGCTTGAACATTATAACCAGGTTTCAACTGGCCATTCATCATATGATCCTCTTTCATCCGCATAAAGGTAGCGTCATGGTCTGTTTTAGAAAACGAATTGCGTCCTAGAAAAGTATCTCTAGCCTCTTCGTAGCGCTGTTTACGAGGGAGGTAATCTTTTTTCAATTGGTTGCGGAGCTTCTGGATGCGACGTCGTTTTTGTTTATTAGCAGAACCGCCTTTGATAACTTTTGGCTCTTGGGCGATTGCTTTTTCCACTTCATCAAGGGCCTCTTCAGTCTTTTCAAGCAGGGCTTTGAGTCCATCGCTGGTTTCACATTCTTCTTTTGAGAGGGCTAAATCTACCCCTTCTTGAACGAGCTTGTCATAGAGTTTAGAGATGTTTCCATTTAAAGCAGTCTCGTATTTCTCGACAGCTTTCTTCCATGTGAAAGAATAGAGATTAGCATCGGCCTCTAGTTTTGTGCCATCGATAAAGAGCGCCTCGTCTTTAATCAGACCATTGTCTCGCATGAGTAGGGTAAAGTAAATAAAGGCAGTCTTAATCAGGTGATTGGCATGTTTACTTGAACGGAAATTATTGATGGTTTTATAGCTAACATAAGTGTCTTGACTGAGCCATTTCATCGGAATAACTTCTTCGTTCATCTGCACTATTTTACGACCAGAAAAGACCTGACGGGCATAAGCGAAGAGCGTCATTTTTAAGAGCATAGCAGGATGAAAAGCAGGGCGGCCCGTATGTGACTTTTCTTCAAGCAGCACATCACTTGGCATACTATCCACGAACAAACTAATCAGTCTTGCTTCATGCGTCATTGGGAGATCAAAAGCAAGATTTAGTTCCAAACTGAATTGATTTGTGTTATACTCTTTATACATCGTCATGGCTTTCTAGTTATTTTGTGGTTATTATAATGATACCATGACTTTGTGAAAACGAGCATCTCCATCTACGGAAATGCTCGTTTTTTAACTTCTGAAGCTAGTTTTTGCCCAGACTCTTTTTTTTTACGAATAAAAAAGAAAAAGGAGGGGTTATGCTTGTTGCGTCAGATAAAAATGGAAATCTAGTGAATAGTTTGGAGCAAGAGAGTTTAGTCGGGGAGTTTTTCTGCCCTTTTTGTGAGAGTCCTGTGCGGGTTAAGAAAGGGGTTATTATGCGACCGCATTTTGCGCATGTGTCTCTCCGAACTTGTGAGGGCTACACGGAAAATGAAAGTGATGAACATCTGAATCTCAAAGCTAACTTGTATCGTTGGGGAGAGGGGCAGCACGAGCTAAAGATTGAAGCATTCTTACCCAGCATCCAGCAGATTGCAGACCTTTTAGTGGAGGAAAAGCTTGCACTTGAAGTCCAGTGTAGCTCGCTAAGCGTGAAACGTTTAAAAGAGCGGACTAGCCAGTACCATAAGGCGGGCTATCAAGTCCTATGGCTTTTGGGTAAAAAATTGTGGCTCAAAACATCGCTTACTGCTTTGCAAAAACACTTCCTTTATTTTAGTCAAAATATGGGCTTTCATCTTTGGGAATTAGACCAAGAAAAAGAAGTGTTGCGGCTCAAATATCTGATTCATGAGGATTTACATGGTTTAGCTCAATATAAGAGCAAGGAGTTTCCTTTTGACAAAGGAGATTTGCTAGAGGTCTTACGCTCTCCTTATCAAGCGCAGGAAGTGACTAGTTTTCTCGCCAAAGAAGATCCAGATATTTGCCACTACATCCGCCAGCAACTCTACTATCAGCAACCCAAATGGATGGCGTTACAAGCTGTTTGTTACCAAGAGGGGAAGAATTTATTAGCCATGACTAAGGATGAATTTTATCCACAGGTCAGACCTATCAAAGCTCAAGATTTCTGTCAGATTTCCCAAGATTTAGAGAGTTATTATGAGAATTTTCAAGCTTACTACCAAAAAGAGCCGCGCAAAAATGGTCAAATTCTCTATCCACCAGCCTTTTATCGGAGGATTTTATCCGAAAATATGATAAAATAGGGAAACGGAGGATTTTTTATGGCAAAACAAAGAAATGAAATCGAAGAAAAATATACTTGGGATTTAACGACTGTTTTTCCGAGTGATGAAGCTTGGGAGGAGGAGTTGGCGAGTCTTTCGGCTGATGTTACTTCTGCAAAGAGCTTAGAAGGGCATTTGCTTGATTCAGCTACGAGCTTGCTTGTAACGACAGATACCTATATGACGCTGTCACGTCGCTTGGAAAAGCTCTATGTCTATGCGTCAATGAAAAATGACCAAGATACACGCGAAGCGAAATACCAAGAATATCAAGCAAAGGCTAGCAGTTTATACAGTGATTTTGGTCAAACCTTTGCCTTTTATGAGCCAGAATTCATGCAGATTACAGCAGAAGCCTATGCTGCTTTCTTGAAAGAAGAAGAGGGATTATCGCTCTACGCTCACTTTTTTGATCGTTTGTTAAAAGCAAAGGAGCACGTTTTATCTCAGCGTGAAGAGGAGTTGCTTGCAGGAGCTAGTGAGATTTTTGGTGCTGCGAGTGAGACTTTTGCGATTTTAGACGATGCAGACCTTGTTTTTCCACTGGTTCGTGATGAAGACGGAGACGAGGTGCAGCTCTCTCATGGCAATTACATCACCTTGGTCGAGTCTAAAGACCGCAAGGTTCGAAAAGAGGCGTATGAAGCGATGTATAGTGTTTATGAGCAGTATCAGCACACTTATGCAAAGACGCTTCAAACCAATGTCAAGGTGCAAAATTACCGTGCGAAGGTGCGTCACTATAAGAGTGCGCGTGAGGCGGCTTTAGCAAACAACTTCATTCCTGAAAGTGTGTACGATAGCTTAGTATCTGCGGTTCATAAACATCTGCCGCTCTTGCATCGCTATATGAAGTTGCGTGCGAAGATCCTTGGTTTGTCTGACTTAAAAATGTATGATGTCTACACACCATTATCAGAGGTAGATTACAAATTTAGCTATGAAGAGGCTTTAGCGAAGTCAGAGGAAGTTTTGGCAATTTTGGGAGATGACTATCTTTCTCGTGTGAAAAAAGCCTTCTCAGAACGCTGGATTGATGTTCATGAGAATCAAGGAAAACGCTCAGGCGCTTACTCTGGTGGTTCTTATGATACCAATGCCTTCATGCTCTTAAACTGGCAAGATACGCTAGATAATCTATACACCTTGGTACATGAGACAGGTCATAGTATGCATTCCAGCTACACAAGAGAGACACAGCCTTATGTCTATGGCGATTACTCTATTTTCCTAGCGGAAATTGCGTCCACAACCAATGAAAATATCTTAACGGAGAAATTACTGGAAGAAGTGAGTGATGATTATACTCGTTTTGCGATTTTGAATCATTTCTTAGATGGTTTTAAAGGAACGGTGTTCCGTCAAACGCAATTTGCCGAGTTTGAACATGCCATTCATCAAGCAGACCAAAACGGTGAAGTCTTGACGAGCGAATACCTCAATAATCTCTATGGAAATCTGAACGAGAAATATTACGGTCTCAAAAAAGAAGACAATCCAGAAATCCAGTACGAATGGGCAAGAATTCCGCATTTCTACTATAACTACTATGTCTTCCAATACGCGACAGGGTTCTCTGCAGCCTCAGCCTTGGCAGAAAAGATTGTCCACGGTCGTCCAGAGGATAAGGAAGCCTACCTTAATTACCTCAAGGCAGGAAATTCTGATTATCCGCTAAATGTTATTAAAAAAGCAGGCGTGGATATGGAAAAAGAGGACTATCTCGACGCAGCCTTTGCTGTTTTTGAACGCCGTCTGGATGAGTTTGAAGCGTTAGTAGAAAAGTTGGGTTTGATCTAATATGGTAGAGTCGTATAGTAAAAATGCAAACCACAACATGCGTCGTCCAGTTGTGAAAGAAGAGATTGTGGATTTTATGCGGACGCGGCAAAAGCAGGTTTCAGGTGGTTTAAAAGAGCTTGAAACCTTTGCTCGCAAGGAAAATATCCCCATTATTCCGCATGAAACAGTGGCTTATTTTCGCTTTCTCTTAGAGAGCTTAGCCCCTCAAGATATTTTAGAAATTGGGACAGCGATTGGATTTTCTGCTCTGTTGATGGCAGAACATGCTCCCAAAGCTAAGATTACAACTATTGATCGCAATCCTGAGATGATTGGCTTGGCCAAGGAAAATTTTGCTCGCTATGATCTTAGAAAGCAAATCACCTTGTTAGAAGGAGATGCGGTAGATATTCTAGGAACGCTTGAGGATACCTATGATTTTGTCTTTATGGATTCTGCCAAGTCCAAATATGTCGTCTTTTTGCCGGAAGTCTTGAAACGCTTGAAATCAGGTGGTATTATCGTGATTGATGATGTATTTCAAGGTGGTGATGTGGCAAAGGATATCACAGATGTCAGACGTGGTCAGCGGACCATTTATCGCGGGCTTCATAGCTTGTTTGAGGAGACACTGGATGTGGACAATCTGACTGTGACCTTGGTTCCTTTAGGGGATGGAATTCTCATGATTCGTAAGAATGAAGCGTGAATTTAGCA
This window contains:
- a CDS encoding competence protein CoiA family protein yields the protein MLVASDKNGNLVNSLEQESLVGEFFCPFCESPVRVKKGVIMRPHFAHVSLRTCEGYTENESDEHLNLKANLYRWGEGQHELKIEAFLPSIQQIADLLVEEKLALEVQCSSLSVKRLKERTSQYHKAGYQVLWLLGKKLWLKTSLTALQKHFLYFSQNMGFHLWELDQEKEVLRLKYLIHEDLHGLAQYKSKEFPFDKGDLLEVLRSPYQAQEVTSFLAKEDPDICHYIRQQLYYQQPKWMALQAVCYQEGKNLLAMTKDEFYPQVRPIKAQDFCQISQDLESYYENFQAYYQKEPRKNGQILYPPAFYRRILSENMIK
- a CDS encoding O-methyltransferase, encoding MVESYSKNANHNMRRPVVKEEIVDFMRTRQKQVSGGLKELETFARKENIPIIPHETVAYFRFLLESLAPQDILEIGTAIGFSALLMAEHAPKAKITTIDRNPEMIGLAKENFARYDLRKQITLLEGDAVDILGTLEDTYDFVFMDSAKSKYVVFLPEVLKRLKSGGIIVIDDVFQGGDVAKDITDVRRGQRTIYRGLHSLFEETLDVDNLTVTLVPLGDGILMIRKNEA
- the pepF gene encoding oligoendopeptidase F translates to MAKQRNEIEEKYTWDLTTVFPSDEAWEEELASLSADVTSAKSLEGHLLDSATSLLVTTDTYMTLSRRLEKLYVYASMKNDQDTREAKYQEYQAKASSLYSDFGQTFAFYEPEFMQITAEAYAAFLKEEEGLSLYAHFFDRLLKAKEHVLSQREEELLAGASEIFGAASETFAILDDADLVFPLVRDEDGDEVQLSHGNYITLVESKDRKVRKEAYEAMYSVYEQYQHTYAKTLQTNVKVQNYRAKVRHYKSAREAALANNFIPESVYDSLVSAVHKHLPLLHRYMKLRAKILGLSDLKMYDVYTPLSEVDYKFSYEEALAKSEEVLAILGDDYLSRVKKAFSERWIDVHENQGKRSGAYSGGSYDTNAFMLLNWQDTLDNLYTLVHETGHSMHSSYTRETQPYVYGDYSIFLAEIASTTNENILTEKLLEEVSDDYTRFAILNHFLDGFKGTVFRQTQFAEFEHAIHQADQNGEVLTSEYLNNLYGNLNEKYYGLKKEDNPEIQYEWARIPHFYYNYYVFQYATGFSAASALAEKIVHGRPEDKEAYLNYLKAGNSDYPLNVIKKAGVDMEKEDYLDAAFAVFERRLDEFEALVEKLGLI